The genomic interval AATATAAATATATACATTGAATGTTTAATTTATAAGGATTATTAATTAAAAATTTATTTGATGATTAATTTGATTGCATATGTGATATAATAGTATTAAATTGTAAATAGGCGGTGTGAAATATGCCTTTTCAGGAAGAGCAGATCAATTTAATTATTCATGAGGCAAGAGCACATAGTACGGAATTGCCCTGGGGTGAATTTAAAGTAAATAAATGTACGCAGCCACAGGAAATAGGTGAGTATATTAGTGCGCTATCAAATACAGCAGCGCTTTATAATAAAGATAAGGCGCTCATGATCTGGGGCATTGATGATGAGACCCATGAACTGGTCGGTACGGAGTTTGATCCATCGAAAGTAAAACAGGGGAATCAGGGATTAGAGCTATGGATTAGTACACAATTAGATCCTCAGGTACAGTTTTATTTTCATAAGACAGAGCTTGAAGAGAAGAAAATTATTTTACTAGAAATTTCGAGTGCTGCTTCTGCACCGGTTAAGTTCAAAAATATAGATTATATTCGTATTGATTCACATAAGAAAAAATTAAAAGATTATGTGGATACCGAGCGGGAATTATGGGCGATTCTTGCCAAAAAATCATTTGAAATTATGACTGCTATGGAAGATGTACCGGGTGATTTTGTCATTCGGCTGTTAGATTATCCGGCGTATTTTGATTTATTATCACAAGAGCTGCCGAGTGATAAAGTGGGGATATTAAATGCTTTACTTGCCGATGGTCTAATCGCAAAATGTGTGACGGGAAATTACAATATTACGAATTTAGGTGCTATTTTATTTGCGAAGAAGTTATCTGATTTTCCATCTTTGGAGCGAAAGGCAATTCGTGTAATTCAATACAAAGATAACTCCCGCATTCATTCTGTGAAAGAGCAAATTGGCCATAAGGGCTATGCAACGGGTTTTGATGGATTAATTGAATATATTAATGGGATTTTACCTCGCAATGAAATCATGGGCAGAGCATTGAGAAAGGATATTCCGATGTATCCGGAGCTGGCTGTCAGAGAAGTTGTAGCAAATGCAATTATTCATCAAAATTTCTTTTTGCAGGGAACAAGTCCGATGATTGAAATTTTTGAAGATCGTATGGAAGTAACGAATCCGGGTACACCTCTGATTGAAACGAAGCGGTTTATAGACTCACCGCCAATTTCAAGAAATGAAAAATTGGCATCTTTTATGCGGCGGATCGGTGTTTGTGAGGAACGTGGCAGCGGTTTTGATAAAATTGTTCATCAAACTGAATATTATCAACTGCCTGCACCGGAGATTGAGGTTTATCATAATAATACAAGGGTTACGATGTTTGCCCATAAAGATTTTTCAAAAATGAGCAAAGAGGATAAAATGCGTGCTTGTTATTTGCATGCTTGTTTGAAAAGAGTGAATCGTGAATATATGACGAATTCATCGCTCAGAGAACGCTTTAAAGTTGCAGCTAAAAATAGTGCGGTGATCTCCAGGTTATTAAATGACAGCTGTGAAGCGGGATTGGTAAAAATAACTGATGATACGGTGACAGCAAATAAAAATAGGCGATATGTTCCTTATTGGGGATAGATATGGCTGCTATCACGTATACGTATCTATGAATAAAAATAATTTTCCACTTTGCATGAAGTGCCAAAAATTTTATCCTATGCAAACAGTATGAAAATATCACGTTGATAAAAATGCTATATAATAAGAGGTGATATAAGGACGGTGATTTTATGAGAAAACAAGAGAGAATCATCTGTAATGTAACAGCTTCAATGGCTATGGAAGGTCATATATTGACCGAAGCAGATAAGACTAGCAGGTGTGAATATATAGAATCTATGGCAGAGGAACTGTTCCATCGATTGAGAAAAGAAAAGTGCATGGAGCTAGATAAATCAAGGCTCTATAGGACTGTTATGGGGTATTTTAGCCGTTGAAATCTAATGCTTTGCTGAACAATCAAGACCTGCAACAGAAAAAATTCAGGCAACACTTGCAGATCTGAATCGTGCTGTAATTGAAAGTTCAAAGACAATTGAAAAAATAGGGGCGATCAGGCAGGAACAAGCAGCTTCTACGAAAGAAATTACAGCACATCTTTCTCGTTTAACGAGTGCTGCAGAGGCATTAAATATTTTTATGGAACGTTTTAAATAAGGAATCGAGTGTATTATAGATATACAGAAAATAGTTCGGATAGGTTGAAAAACTTATACGAACTATTTTTTATGTAAAATGTTTTTGTATGTTAAGCTAAAGCCTTATATTAAAAAATGAGAAAGTAAAGTATACATGATTTATATTCAAATGGACAGAAAAGCTAAGGTCATGTAAAATAAAAAGAAGCACGTCTTAGTGTATGACAATGAGAAATGAGAAGAAGTTTGGTATTATCAATTTGTAGAATAGTAGAAAAGTAGCAGAGTTTGTGCTTAGATTTATGCAGGCATAAACAAAAAAATTCTCAAAAAGACGGGGCTAGTAGAAAGGTAGGATGGATGAACATGACAATTCAATTTTGGATCATCGTGCTGTACATTTGCGTACTTTTTGCAATCAGCATGTATGTAAAGCGTCGGGCGAATAATAGCAGCGGCTTTCTTTTTGCCGGACGAAAGTTAAGTACCACTTTGGTGGCGACAAATATTGCCGGAACGGCTATTGGTGCAGCAGCTACGATTGGTGTGGCAGAAAATGCGTTTCAATCTGGAATCGCAGCAGG from Massilibacillus massiliensis carries:
- a CDS encoding ATP-binding protein, whose translation is MPFQEEQINLIIHEARAHSTELPWGEFKVNKCTQPQEIGEYISALSNTAALYNKDKALMIWGIDDETHELVGTEFDPSKVKQGNQGLELWISTQLDPQVQFYFHKTELEEKKIILLEISSAASAPVKFKNIDYIRIDSHKKKLKDYVDTERELWAILAKKSFEIMTAMEDVPGDFVIRLLDYPAYFDLLSQELPSDKVGILNALLADGLIAKCVTGNYNITNLGAILFAKKLSDFPSLERKAIRVIQYKDNSRIHSVKEQIGHKGYATGFDGLIEYINGILPRNEIMGRALRKDIPMYPELAVREVVANAIIHQNFFLQGTSPMIEIFEDRMEVTNPGTPLIETKRFIDSPPISRNEKLASFMRRIGVCEERGSGFDKIVHQTEYYQLPAPEIEVYHNNTRVTMFAHKDFSKMSKEDKMRACYLHACLKRVNREYMTNSSLRERFKVAAKNSAVISRLLNDSCEAGLVKITDDTVTANKNRRYVPYWG